In Heteronotia binoei isolate CCM8104 ecotype False Entrance Well chromosome 21, APGP_CSIRO_Hbin_v1, whole genome shotgun sequence, the DNA window TACTTTGTAATGACACAGAAAAAAAGACATACCCTACCTTAGGGTGTTTTAAGAGCAGCTTGGCAGCTTCTTCAAAGTACTCCAGACGCACTTCCACCAAGGTCTGTGGCAGATCCTGATATGCAAAGTAGGCCAGCGCCAAAACAGCAAAGCCTTTACTAGCCAGCAGGCCAGCTCGGAACTCAATGAGCCCTCCGCCACCACCAAACATATCAATCACACCTGGGAATGGGCCAGGCCCTGGAGAAATAAattagaaatagaaagaaaggtcAGTGTAATAAAGAGACATAGGTGAAGAGCTGAAACTTAAGTTTAAAACTTCCACAGAGAACAAACGATATGTGAGGCCTCTCTTTTGATTTGTCTCCCCCCCATCTTGACACTGACTTATCATGGGCCATTAAAAAATTAGGCAGAAAATTCGGCAGTAAGCAGAATAATACCAACCCTTATTATAAATAAGGAAAGCTGCTATattagagaaagaaaagaagagcttttctctcaaggacagttctcagagctctttcagccccagctaccttgcaggatgtctgttttggggagaagaaggaaggagattgcaagcggctctgagactctgagtgaagggtgcagtataaatccagtctccccctcctaaggctgccaggtcctacctggctggcAGCGAGGGATATCtttcatgtgtgcatgcatggtgtgatgatgtcacccagaagtgacatcatcacgctgggcaCATTGTGTTAGGAtttgggttaaaaactctatggtgccatagagtttttacccaaatgctagtgcatcccccatgtgacatgcctggcagaatgatgtcacttccgggtgatgtcgtTCTGCTGGGCATGTTGGGAGCTGCTTGAGCtctgtgggggcggggatccccccaccagccagctccatgccagtgggttgggagccCTAAAACTAGGGGAAACCCCATCCCCTACAGGAGGCTGGGAAGTTGGAACCCTACCTCCTTCTGATTATCTGGTTGTTTACATGCTTGGACTAACATTGCTGACTCCAGTTTGAGGAATTTGTGGAggcttggggaaggcagagtttgggaagggagctcagtggggatgtgatgccagaGAATACCTCCTCCAAATCTActattttgtgtttgtgtgagtGAGAGTATTTTATAAAGTAGTGGGGAAAAGAGATGCTCTTCATCTCAGAGATACATAGAGGTGACTTCCATGCAACCATTGATCTAATTCATGGCCACCAGTCATGTCACAGTGTGTTGAGTGCTTCCAGGCCATTCACCATCTTAGTCAAAAGACTGGGACAGAAATGGGAAGAGAAGAAAAAACAGAATTCTGTTTCTTTACCTGGAGGCAAGAAAAGGGCCCCCCGAACTTGACCTTCCTTGATCTGGAACCGTTCCACTCCAGGGGCCACAAACCACCTCTCGATAGAACAAGTAGCCAGTGGTGTATCTTTTGCTGAAGGCATCAGAACAAAAGAACCAAAAAGACTGATCTGGATATGGAAGGGACTACCTATTACATCACGTTTAATCAATCTGTGGAACATCTTCTCTGGCTTTAGGGACCAGAAGAGGCCCATGGGACACACGCCTCTGTAGTCACCGCCAACAGCAGACGCCTCCTTCACATCCACTTCTCCAGCCTCATTTGCCCAGTAGAAGGCTCTGGCTTCAAACTTCACTCCTTTCTCATCTATCAGTGATGAATGCAGGGTCACTGGCTGGGAGGGGGTCAGGTCTAAGGCTCGGATCCATACTGGTGAGTCAGCAAGTGCTCTTTCAGGGGTGACCGTAAGCTGGACCATGTTAGTTGGCCTTTAATGACACCTAGGAAAGTCcatgaaataaaacaaagtaaaataaagagagagagagatgaggggATGTGATGGACGCGCATTGGGAAACATGTGATGAACCAGTGACATTGGGGGCAGTATTGAGGAACCTCCCACTCATTTTGTTTACTCCTCTTGTGTAGTGATTTGGACTATAATAGCTCATATTATGGG includes these proteins:
- the LOC132589063 gene encoding acyl-coenzyme A amino acid N-acyltransferase 1-like, encoding MVQLTVTPERALADSPVWIRALDLTPSQPVTLHSSLIDEKGVKFEARAFYWANEAGEVDVKEASAVGGDYRGVCPMGLFWSLKPEKMFHRLIKRDVIGSPFHIQISLFGSFVLMPSAKDTPLATCSIERWFVAPGVERFQIKEGQVRGALFLPPGPGPFPGVIDMFGGGGGLIEFRAGLLASKGFAVLALAYFAYQDLPQTLVEVRLEYFEEAAKLLLKHPKVRGPGLGVIGVSKGSEIALAMASFLEQIVAAICINGTTTMNGAPLRFRDIYIPAVRYYPEKYLINSMGALCGHHIVGDPLDEAHQDSVIPLEKAHGPVLFVVGEDDNAFSSKLFAELAIARAKKYGKNNCTLLSYPKAGHLIEPPGSPVCMCSWIPRTPKPTQWGGEMEPHAKAQEHSWKEIQKFLELHLGSAGSSNM